Proteins encoded together in one Penicillium digitatum chromosome 1, complete sequence window:
- a CDS encoding Alpha/beta hydrolase fold-1, producing the protein MSDTISHASHNLSANKATILLVHGGFSEGQEWDAVWPLLVAQGHHVLIPDLPAHGRSLETKPLEIYDAARRLASLIETQAHDGIAHVVAISIGAHVAAAMAAQYPERVQTLIVSGFNLFARNLVSPMLPYLVYAAQRTSGFVQKPTVEWERFCSGQGSLSTTCDIFNMLFSSRDLEPITARSLVVAATREGIGADNVGHSRRLFETTMPDNGSRLVQHRGMRHPWNADDPQLFADTVMSWIMGGDLPDGFEPIP; encoded by the coding sequence ATGTCAGATACCATTTCACATGCATCGCACAACCTATCTGCCAACAAAGCGACGATTCTCCTTGTTCATGGCGGCTTCTCCGAGGGCCAGGAGTGGGACGCTGTGTGGCCGCTTCTAGTCGCCCAAGGCCACCATGTGCTTATTCCCGACCTCCCTGCCCACGGACGATCGCTTGAGACCAAACCTCTGGAAATCTACGACGCCGCTCGTCGTCTTGCAAGTCTGATCGAAACCCAAGCGCATGACGGAATAGCTCATGTGGTCGCCATCAGCATTGGTGCGCATGTCGCCGCTGCTATGGCCGCGCAGTATCCCGAGCGTGTCCAAACCTTGATCGTGTCCGGCTTCAATCTCTTTGCGCGAAACCTGGTTTCGCCTATGTTGCCCTACCTGGTCTATGCCGCGCAACGGACCAGCGGATTCGTGCAGAAGCCGACCGTGGAATGGGAGCGGTTCTGTAGCGGGCAAGGGTCCTTATCTACGACGTGTGATATCTTCAACATGCTGTTTTCGTCCCGAGATTTGGAGCCTATCACAGCCCGGTCCTTGGTGGTGGCCGCAACGAGAGAAGGAATTGGTGCCGACAATGTTGGCCATTCTCGCCGGCTGTTCGAGACGACGATGCCCGACAACGGGAGTAGGCTGGTGCAGCACCGGGGCATGCGTCATCCGTGGAACGCGGATGATCCACAGCTCTTTGCGGATACGGTGATGAGCTGGATCATGGGCGGGGATTTACCTGATGGCTTCGAGCCGATTCCTTGA
- a CDS encoding Frag1/DRAM/Sfk1, whose product MSPPSWVYPAVAASTWLAMLLTMLGHWTMIGEPRYGLMKPGQNIPFISDIGAQELKPLFMIGSITTVLLLNLSFYQHVQNKSYINKACTHGSFLFTVVGSIGLIMLSVLDNIAHHFLHDVCVTIFIVGFLLSAALMCLDYIYLGIAHALREPMLMTSFVIKSSFIVVELALIIVFRITEHTHYQQNNTAATLEWVIAFVFTGYILSLIVDLVPSAQRNLHHPKGYQPLEMSTALSTGLLP is encoded by the exons atgtCACCCCCATCCTGGGTCTACCCGGCGGTAGCCGCATCCACCTGGCTAG CAATGCTACTGACTATGCTAGGACACTGGACTATGATCGGTGAACCAAGATATGGCTTGATGAAGCCCGGTCAGAATATCCC ATTCATTTCTGATATTGGAGCCCAGGAATTAAAGCCATTGTTCATGATCGGCTCTATCACCACCGTCCTTCTTTTGAATCTTTCTTTCTATCAACATGTCCAAAACAAATCATATATCAACAAAGCGTGCACGCACGGTTCGTTCCTTTTCACCGTCGTCGGGAGCATCGGCTTGATTATGCTCTCCGTCTTGGATAACATCGCCCACCATTTCCTGCACGATGTCTGCGTAACGATCTTCAT TGTCGGGTTCCTACTCAGCGCGGCCTTGATGTGCTTGGATTATATCTATCTTGGAATTGCACATGCTCTGCGGGAGCCTATGCTCATGACAAGTTTCGTTATCAAATCTTCGTTCATTGTCGTCGAGCTTGCCCTCATTATCGTCTTCCGCATCACCGAGCACACCCACTACCAGCAGAACAACACAGCGGCTACCCTTGAATGGG TCATCGCTTTTGTCTTCACGGGGTATATTCTTTCTTTGATCGTCGATCTTGTACCGTCTGCTCAAAGGAATCTCCACCATCCAAAGGGCTATCAACCACTTGAGATGAGCACGGCCTTGAGCACAGGCTTGCTTCCTTAA
- a CDS encoding Peptidoglycan-binding lysin domain has translation MWGISQAKCIALLPVRLATTTLPPDTYLEFPSAMDATSTSTSLSAYTALPVAPGTVSSFTQYERYYNPGANRSNAMNPCVYIAHFIGITIDQLLELDPSLSDTQITTPTPALAPCKRATATVSDD, from the coding sequence ATGTGGGGTATCAGTCAGGCTAAGTGTATTGCACTATTGCCAGTTCGTTTGGCTACTACCACCCTCCCTCCCGACACCTACTTGGAATTCCCTTCGGCCATGGATGCGACCAGTACCTCCACGAGCCTGTCCGCCTATACCGCTCTGCCTGTTGCACCGGGAACGGTATCTAGTTTTACTCAGTACGAGCGATATTACAACCCAGGAGCTAATAGGTCCAATGCTATGAACCCATGTGTCTACATTGCTCACTTCATCGGGATCACAATCGACCAACTGTTGGAGCTGGACCCTTCCCTCTCAGATACTCAGATAACGACTCCAACCCCAGCACTTGCTCCTTGCAAAAGGGCTACCGCTACTGTGTCAGATGATTGA
- a CDS encoding Lysyl-tRNA synthetase, class II, translating to MLSIRPRWALSGFGLHNSAGLRLARQPRIQTTLTSRLTIQPFRKNSSAASPGKVLQERVQQIKDACADPYPRLAVDTRTVSCAEFRSRYAELADNDSVEETVIVSGRIRTYRLAGSKLIFFDIVQDGSKVQVMCNQRRLDSVSPENFKRFYRLLRRGDAFSVTGRPHRTGRGELTIDVSELPQLLSPCLHDIPVRDVEHETSPYPRHVQFLANPMTADIIRARAALIQYLRQFFIGRSFMEVSTPIIGAVAGGAIARPFYTSATEFPNRQLSLRIAPELWLKRLVVGGFEKIFEIGPSFRNEGLDKTHNAEFTTCEFYQAYANLENLMTMTEDLLSGMAAHIRALNIAGTLTPTTANFTAPFRRIDFLIGIEEATGHKLPDLESPEALEKVHAIFTELSLPLPTNPTLPRLLDELCSIYVESQCIDPTFIINPPECLSPLSKSFIHPTTKQRVAARGELFIEGKEVVNTYEEENSPFEQRRKFEDQLRFSKAAGEPGEVDESYLEALEWGLPATGGWGCGVDRLCMLFTGAKRITDVLPFGNLRAVTRRHGTSGSE from the exons ATGCTCTCAATTCGCCCTAGATGGGCTTTATCTGGCTTTGGCTTGCACAACAG TGCAGGACTGCGACTCGCTAGACAACCACGCATTCAGACTACCTTAACATCACGACTAACCATACAGCCATTTCGGAAGAATAGCTCTGCAGCATCGCCAGGGAAGGTCTTACAGGAGCGCGTACAGCAAATTAAAGATGCCTGTGCAGACCCTTACCCTCGCCTAGCGGTGGACACACGCACAGTGAGCTGCGCCGAGTTTCGCTCTCGCTACGCCGAGCTCGCCGACAACGATTCAGTAGAAGAAACAGTCATTGTCTCTG GAAGAATCCGTACCTATAGACTCGCCGGGAGCAAATTGATCTTCTTCGATATCGTGCAAGACGGCTCTAAAGTCCAGGTGATGTGCAACCAGCGTCGTCTAGACAGTGTCTCTCCCGAGAACTTCAAGAGATTCTATCGTCTTCTCCGTCGCGGTGACGCTTTCT CTGTAACCGGTAGACCGCACCGCACTGGACGAGGCGAGCTCACTATCGACGTGAGCGAGTTGCCGCAGCTGCTCTCTCCATGTCTGCATGATATCCCCGTTCGCGATGTCGAGCATGAGACCTCTCCCTACCCTCGCCATGTCCAGTTCCTAGCCAACCCCATGACGGCCGATATCATCCGAGCCCGTGCAGCTCTAATCCAATATCTACGCCAGTTCTTTATCGGCCGGTCCTTTATGGAGGTCAGTACCCCAATCATCGGGGCTGTGGCAGGCGGTGCAATTGCTCGCCCATTCTATACCTCCGCTACCGAGTTCCCAAACCGCCAGCTCTCGCTGCGAATCGCACCGGAGCTGTGGCTCAAGCGGTTGGTGGTTGGTGGATTCGAGAAGATTTTCGAAATTGGGCCTTCGTTCCGTAATGAGG GACTGGATAAAACCCACAACGCAGAATTCACCACCTGTGAATTCTACCAGGCATATGCCAACCTCGAGAATCTAATGACCATGACCGAGGACCTTCTCTCCGGCATGGCAGCCCACATCCGCGCCTTGAACATCGCAGGCACTCTTACCCCCACCACAGCCAACTTCACGGCGCCATTCCGCCGCATCGACTTCCTCATCGGCATCGAAGAGGCCACCGGCCACAAACTACCCGATCTCGAATCCCCCGAAGCCCTAGAGAAAGTCCACGCGATCTTCACCGAGCTTTCCCTCCCTCTCCCCACAAACCCAACCCTCCCCCGCCTCCTCGACGAACTATGCAGCATCTACGTTGAATCACAATGCATTGACCCAACCTTCATCATAAACCCACCCGAATGCCTCTCCCCACTCTCGAAATCCTTCATCCACCCAACGACCAAGCAGCGCGTCGCCGCGCGCGGCGAACTCTTTATCGAAGGCAAAGAGGTGGTGAATACGTACGAGGAGGAGAACTCACCGTTTGAGCAACGCCGCAAATTCGAGGATCAATTGCGGTTCAGCAAGGCTGCTGGTGAACCCGGTGAGGTCGACGAGAGTTATCTGGAGGCCTTGGAGTGGGGTCTGCCTGCTACCGGTGGATGGGGTTGTGGCGTTGACCGTCTCTGTATGCTGTTCACAGGGGCTAAGCGGATTACCGATGTGTTGCCATTTGGTAATTTAAGGGCTGTGACTAGACGGCATGGGACATCGGGTAGCGAGTGA
- a CDS encoding Chitotriosidase-1, whose product MPDSCGAGTYAVAHKIQRSESQDLPSHIKRSFSRPSLVYDLELSDLKQIKRDSGDIYIRIDYSNEFNYWKSITQGEPAKATARLMSMYVVPLKWTPTFNPSGFSRAPGICALGPSFNVEASLVAKGHSLDTKFTANVIAGNGQYTKSNLPLMLGNPDGHVTNDVSRNPSSGGLSVDPSEKRSNTKRDTGTVLVLQLKFESKMNISLNAFKSTLLNLDFQVPDQVDSFLRIKDGGSVTWTNSRVTLGVVQTGDLPRWDRIADHPVGTNGQVNVLHQSGCDAPDANRDTPDTREDALFDLGDFVAYLGNT is encoded by the exons ATGCCAGACAGCTGTGGCGCAGGAACATATGCTGTTGCTCACAAGATACAGCGATCTGAGAGCCAAGATCTGCCTTCTCATATCAAACGATCTTTCTCTAGACCTTCCTTGGTATATGACCTTGAGTTGAGTGATCTCAAGCAAATCAAGCGTGATTCAGGCGACATCTACATCCGCATTGATTATTCCAATGAGTTCAACTACTGGAAATCAATCACCCAAGGCGAACCCGCTAAAGCCAC GGCTCGATTGATGTCGATGTACGTGGTGCCATTGAAGTGGACTCCAACATTCAATCCAAGCGGCTTTTCAAGGGCCCCGGGAATCTGTGCTCTGGGACCTTCATTCAATGTTGAAGCGAGCTTAGTCGCGAAGGGCCATTCCCTTGACACCAAGTTTACGGCAAATGTCATTGCTGGTAATGGCCAGTATACAAAGTCCAATCTACCGCTCATGCTTGGGAATCCCGATGGACATGTGACGAACGATGTTAGCAGGAATCCTTCCTCGGGAGGTCTTTCTGTAGACCCGTCTGAAAAAAGGTCAAATACGAAGCGAGATACTGGGACTGTGCTCGTACTCCAGCTGAAATTTGAGAGCAAGATGAACATTAGCCTCAATGCCTTCAAGTCGACATTGCTTAATCTTGATTTCCAAGTTCCAGACCAAGTCGACAGCTTTTTGCGAATCAAAGACGGTGGTAGTGTCACCTGGACCAACAGCCGTGTGACATTGGGTGTTGTTCAAACCGGCGATCTTCCTCGCTGGGATCGTATCGCAGATCATCCAGTTGGAACCAACGGTCAGGTGAATGTTCTGCACCAGTCTGGATGCGATGCTCCTGATGCAAACAGAGATACCCCTGATACCAGGGAAGATGCCCTCTTTGATCTGGGAGATTTTGTGGCATACCTGGGGAATACTTGA
- a CDS encoding Mitochondrial intermembrane space translocase subunit Tim10, putative, producing MSFLFGGAPKLSSAEKIAAAETEVEMISDMFNRLTESCTKKCIPADYREGDLNKGESVCLDRCVSKFFDVNIKVSEKMQGEANANKGGMGF from the exons ATGTCTTTCCTCTTTGGCGGTGCCCCTAAATTGTCCTCGGCAGAGAAGATCGCTGCCGCCGAGACAGAAGTCGAAATGATCTCAGATATGTTCAACCG CTTGACCGAGTCCTGCACCAAGAAGTGTATCCCCGCTGATTACCGCGAAGGCGACCTCAACAAGGGCGAGTCTGTCTGCCTCGACCGCTGCGTGTCCAAGTTCTTCGACGTCAACATCAAGGTTAGCGAGAAGATGCAGGGCGAGGCCAATGCCAACAAGGGCGGCATGGGCTTCTAA
- a CDS encoding Sin3 complex subunit (Stb2), putative, with the protein MQANALNVPLADRTDSMPSDVVSHATGPERPSPQGHQRIVFTDAVALRYLEEDPSTDVLQRRVSLQGYEIYIVEQWACSRVHPTFIISTYTGDPSHTVIVGVLSVPTNEATWSPRLRMYFDAMKQCHARRKETPLGTIMVTDMATFPSALSLISIPDGDIKNHREDFVVNENLKRLGCAGRAGLKLQHPSAATEAKFHQLYRTSERVPLYTAVMELVRQCQIALMVFDKLAPEYVDGLLCDVTEAAVSDWWTDIGTDLYNIEPSDNSLGPTSVAALLGTLLGARNRLHAYGAPVGKDAFDFINLKRGIGGFQKSQKMKRSRRLDRLTLDRLHRVTAKAANAEGWTDAVKSTMAELSGQGGEMVMGMVRGRDKGGIADIETLDLDSFVQFCNGERAKWLWLGKPRKSGVEEGFTRGTGSDMMFTTDEQGGYVWSSRKKHSTEDLNAERVNSGPDRSWKMPEPNVEEKDHRKKGVSGRVSDARAGLGRFKDAVGLQGLRHHHHHHSSRESSQLTHDLAYHPSIDSDNEAPSTKMRTVSGFRSERKVSNDMEKLIEEQEHPQLLPIPDSERKAPEIHIEPVPEDEPEIQAPDWPTTQQPPIIEEDSDMERVISRSTAASTDHERDWDGSISGIALMALRRPQSSEEFKSLESEIEQRENFCTRHLSFSIVEEVVFKWEPLGGKPTVKETDNLEEAIAQEDMLASEGCTFSSRIQELSQHTVPWVERQVDSVDSLNQLLYDRHEELNSVYLERFGEYQRLRERSSDILIDESHHLTDGVKRVELLGAKLDYELHVLESKVEDMEAGLSDFDRHIVNIETRIKALIKGEEEHDTSWTTWIARSMGFST; encoded by the coding sequence ATGCAGGCCAACGCCCTGAATGTCCCACTAGCCGATCGTACCGACTCTATGCCATCGGACGTCGTTTCCCACGCAACTGGACCCGAACGTCCCTCACCGCAAGGTCACCAGCGAATTGTGTTCACCGATGCGGTTGCCCTCCGATACCTCGAAGAAGACCCCTCGACCGATGTGCTCCAGCGACGTGTATCGCTGCAAGGTTATGAAATCTATATAGTCGAGCAATGGGCCTGTTCTCGCGTGCATCCTACATTCATCATCTCGACCTATACCGGTGACCCTTCCCATACAGTGATTGTGGGAGTACTGAGTGTTCCGACTAATGAGGCTACATGGTCGCCTCGCTTGCGGATGTACTTCGACGCCATGAAGCAATGCCACGCCAGAAGGAAGGAAACACCACTAGGGACAATTATGGTTACGGATATGGCCACATTCCCATCTGCCCTGAGTCTAATTTCAATACCCGACGGCGATATCAAGAATCACCGGGAGGACTTTGTTGTCAATGAGAACCTCAAGAGACTTGGGTGCGCAGGCCGTGCGGGCTTGAAGCTTCAGCATCCCTCAGCGGCGACCGAAGCCAAGTTTCATCAGCTTTATCGAACGAGTGAGAGGGTTCCTTTATACACTGCAGTTATGGAATTGGTTCGACAGTGCCAGATTGCCTTGATGGTGTTTGACAAGCTAGCCCCAGAATATGTCGACGGACTTCTTTGTGATGTTACCGAGGCAGCTGTTAGCGATTGGTGGACAGATATTGGGACAGACCTGTATAACATCGAGCCAAGTGACAACAGCTTGGGTCCCACCAGTGTGGCTGCGTTGCTGGGAACGTTGCTCGGAGCTCGAAATCGACTACATGCCTATGGCGCCCCTGTCGGGAAAGACGCATTCGACTTCATCAATTTAAAAAGAGGAATCGGTGGATTCCAAAAATCTCAAAAAATGAAGCGGTCACGAAGACTGGACCGACTCACATTGGACCGGTTACACCGTGTGACGGCCAAGGCTGCCAATGCAGAAGGCTGGACCGATGCAGTGAAATCAACCATGGCCGAGCTCAGTGGACAGGGCGGTGAGATGGTTATGGGAATGGTTCGCGGGCGCGACAAGGGTGGCATTGCCGATATCGAAACACTGGATCTTGATAGCTTCGTACAATTCTGCAATGGCGAAAGAGCAAAGTGGCTGTGGCTTGGTAAACCGCGCAAGAGTGGCGTCGAAGAGGGGTTCACTCGTGGAACCGGATCGGATATGATGTTCACCACTGATGAACAAGGCGGTTATGTCTGGAGCAGTCGCAAGAAGCATTCGACAGAAGATTTAAATGCTGAGCGAGTGAACTCGGGACCGGATCGTTCTTGGAAGATGCCAGAGCCGAACGTTGAAGAAAAAGACCATCGAAAGAAGGGTGTCAGCGGACGAGTTTCAGACGCGCGAGCAGGGTTAGGACGTTTCAAAGATGCAGTCGGACTGCAGGGCCTtcgccaccaccaccaccaccactcTTCACGAGAAAGCTCCCAGTTGACACACGATCTTGCATACCATCCGTCCATCGACAGTGACAACGAGGCACCGTCAACAAAAATGCGGACTGTCTCTGGGTTCCGGTCAGAAAGAAAAGTTTCAAACGATATGGAAAAGCTCATTGAGGAGCAAGAGCATCCTCAGCTGTTGCCAATTCCTGACTCCGAGAGAAAAGCTCCCGAAATCCATATTGAACCTGTGCCAGAAGATGAGCCAGAAATACAAGCTCCAGACTGGCCCACGACACAGCAGCCTCCAATCATCGAGGAAGATTCCGACATGGAACGCGTTATATCTCGGTCGACTGCAGCATCAACAGATCACGAACGTGACTGGGACGGTTCGATCAGTGGGATAGCTCTCATGGCCCTGCGGCGGCCGCAAAGTTCCGAAGAATTCAAAAGCCTTGAAAGTGAGATTGAACAGCGAGAGAACTTCTGCACACGACACCTGTCGTTCAGCATAGTTGAAGAAGTGGTCTTCAAATGGGAGCCACTAGGTGGGAAACCAACCGTCAAAGAAACCGACAATTTGGAGGAAGCCATTGCCCAAGAAGACATGCTTGCCTCAGAGGGATGTACCTTCAGCTCGCGGATTCAAGAGCTAAGCCAGCATACCGTGCCTTGGGTTGAACGACAAGTAGATTCCGTGGACAGTCTCAACCAACTCCTATATGACCGACACGAAGAGCTCAACTCTGTGTACCTGGAACGCTTCGGCGAATACCAGAGACTGCGCGAACGATCCAGCGACATCCTCATAGATGAAAGCCACCACCTTACTGATGGCGTGAAACGCGTTGAGTTGCTGGGCGCCAAATTGGACTACGAACTACACGTACTCGAGTCCAAAGTTGAGGATATGGAGGCCGGTCTGAGCGACTTCGACCGTCACATTGTGAATATCGAGACGAGAATCAAAGCCCTGATTAAGGGCGAGGAAGAGCACGACACTTCCTGGACCACATGGATAGCGCGATCCATGGGCTTCTCGACCTAA